One Nostoc punctiforme PCC 73102 DNA window includes the following coding sequences:
- a CDS encoding enoyl-CoA hydratase/isomerase family protein gives MELKLKAIEYQIDSGVAHITLSAPETGNALNGEMLGQFYQALQNAIANPTCRVIVISSIGADFCTGMDFNAIFANGSRPDLAPLHAFRDCLLLIYSSPRPVITCVTGNVTGGGVGIVAASDIVLAEENVLFMLSEVLVGMIPAVITPFLLCRLSSSQVKYLTLSSRGIDGNEAKNWGLVDEIASDGMNDTLNRQIQRLFYSSPEAIAESKQYFDTFIGQDLRHQTEFAMQRLQKWLEQPQITTAIHQFSEGYSPPWFQKYRRNSTNYPK, from the coding sequence ATGGAGCTAAAGTTAAAAGCAATTGAGTATCAAATAGATTCAGGAGTCGCTCACATCACATTATCAGCACCAGAAACTGGTAATGCTTTGAACGGCGAGATGTTGGGACAGTTTTATCAAGCTTTGCAAAATGCGATCGCTAACCCAACTTGTCGAGTTATTGTAATTTCTAGTATAGGCGCTGACTTTTGTACAGGGATGGACTTTAACGCCATCTTTGCCAATGGTTCCCGTCCTGATTTAGCGCCACTGCATGCCTTTCGTGATTGTCTGTTACTAATTTATAGTTCTCCTAGACCAGTCATAACCTGTGTGACAGGTAATGTTACAGGTGGTGGCGTGGGTATAGTCGCTGCATCCGACATCGTACTCGCCGAGGAAAATGTTCTATTCATGCTGTCAGAAGTGCTGGTGGGGATGATTCCTGCTGTAATTACGCCCTTTTTATTGTGTCGTCTTTCCTCCTCCCAGGTGAAATATCTCACTCTTAGTTCTAGAGGTATTGATGGAAACGAAGCCAAAAATTGGGGACTGGTGGACGAAATTGCTAGTGATGGGATGAACGATACACTCAACCGCCAGATTCAACGTTTATTCTATTCTTCACCGGAAGCGATCGCCGAAAGCAAACAATATTTTGACACATTTATCGGTCAAGATTTGCGACACCAAACCGAATTCGCCATGCAACGCCTACAGAAATGGTTAGAACAACCCCAAATTACCACAGCCATCCATCAGTTTAGTGAAGGCTATTCACCACCCTGGTTTCAAAAATATAGGAGGAATAGCACTAATTATCCAAAATAA
- a CDS encoding polyketide synthase yields the protein MSEIVTLSCLEDGIYQINLNDLQNDNQLTDELVDIFLKKIAECAKNPHLKVLLITGLPKIFCGGASLDVLQKLLRGDTEVKDLLLPTELLRFPVPVIAAMEGHAVGGGLLIALCCDVIIAAQESRYGVNFAGLGFTPGMGTTSLLPSLVGPLFAHEMILTAKLYKGRELQGRGLFNDVVPKQQVIEVAMDIARNIAEKPKHVLEMVKDTLALPRQRALQEAMSREHLMHTVCFNHPDTQSIVKDMYIS from the coding sequence ATGTCCGAAATTGTAACTCTTTCATGTTTAGAAGATGGGATTTATCAAATCAATTTAAATGATCTACAAAACGATAATCAACTCACAGATGAGTTAGTTGATATTTTTTTAAAAAAAATAGCAGAATGCGCTAAAAATCCTCATTTAAAGGTATTGTTAATAACAGGTCTTCCTAAGATTTTTTGTGGTGGTGCTAGCTTAGATGTACTGCAAAAATTGCTGCGTGGTGACACAGAAGTTAAAGACCTCTTACTACCAACAGAACTATTACGGTTTCCCGTTCCCGTAATCGCAGCAATGGAAGGACATGCCGTAGGAGGCGGATTATTAATTGCCTTATGTTGCGATGTAATTATAGCCGCACAAGAAAGTCGTTATGGCGTGAATTTTGCTGGATTAGGATTTACCCCTGGCATGGGAACAACATCTTTACTTCCATCATTAGTCGGTCCATTATTCGCCCATGAAATGATCCTCACTGCCAAACTTTACAAAGGTAGAGAACTACAGGGAAGAGGACTATTTAATGATGTCGTCCCCAAACAACAAGTCATAGAAGTAGCGATGGATATCGCCCGCAACATTGCCGAAAAACCCAAGCACGTATTGGAAATGGTCAAGGATACTTTGGCACTTCCCCGCCAACGTGCTTTACAAGAGGCTATGTCTCGCGAACATCTAATGCATACTGTATGTTTTAATCATCCAGATACTCAATCTATTGTCAAAGATATGTATATTTCCTAA
- a CDS encoding hydroxymethylglutaryl-CoA synthase family protein, producing MQRVGIEKINLYAGRFCADALELANLQGKDLDYVSKQVKVKTRSVIPAYEDTVTLSVNAAKRLLSPEDARDIELLIVATESAVDFGKPVSTWVHRYCNLPPHCRSFELKHACYGLTAAVKTAAMWLQGGLTPGKKALVIGCDYSRPHLDDRDNFIGGGAAIAMLISTDPKVFEIDLHPAGFWTNEISDTFRPTARVEIGDNQTSLYSYLDALEASYTHYEKLVGGVDYDKDFQKHIYHTPFPGMPLQAHRTLLSLLEVNDSKIYEENYQKKVQEGIYFAQQVGSTYGSSTFLCLLSLLHYAQDLHAGDRISIFAYGSGCQGEFYRGTVSPGAIEYIRSLDIDRHLQERLPLSLMEYELLEYAREKYIDAPDYQPKRDSFQNAYDKLYAGQELLVLKQVKNYYRQYEWS from the coding sequence ATGCAACGAGTAGGAATTGAGAAAATTAATTTATACGCTGGTCGTTTCTGTGCTGATGCCCTGGAATTAGCTAATTTACAAGGTAAAGATTTGGATTACGTGTCTAAACAAGTAAAAGTAAAGACACGTTCTGTAATTCCTGCCTACGAAGATACAGTTACCTTATCGGTGAATGCAGCCAAGCGCCTCCTTTCCCCAGAAGATGCGCGGGATATCGAATTGTTGATTGTGGCAACGGAATCGGCTGTGGATTTTGGCAAACCTGTATCTACTTGGGTACATCGGTATTGTAATTTACCTCCCCATTGCCGTAGCTTTGAACTCAAACACGCCTGCTACGGGTTGACAGCAGCCGTCAAAACAGCAGCAATGTGGCTGCAAGGAGGACTTACCCCTGGTAAAAAGGCATTAGTTATCGGCTGTGACTATAGCCGTCCTCACCTTGATGACCGTGATAATTTTATTGGCGGTGGTGCAGCTATTGCTATGCTGATTAGTACCGATCCCAAGGTATTTGAAATTGACTTGCATCCCGCAGGCTTTTGGACTAATGAAATTTCTGATACCTTCCGTCCGACTGCGAGAGTTGAAATTGGCGACAATCAAACCAGTCTTTACTCTTACTTAGATGCTTTGGAAGCCTCTTACACCCACTACGAAAAACTTGTGGGGGGAGTAGATTATGACAAGGATTTCCAAAAACATATTTATCACACACCCTTTCCGGGAATGCCCTTACAAGCGCATCGGACTTTGCTGAGTTTATTAGAAGTTAACGACTCGAAAATCTATGAGGAGAATTATCAAAAAAAGGTACAAGAAGGCATTTACTTCGCCCAGCAGGTAGGTAGTACTTATGGCTCATCTACATTCTTATGTTTGCTAAGTTTGTTACACTATGCCCAGGATTTACACGCAGGTGATCGCATTTCGATTTTTGCCTATGGTTCTGGTTGTCAAGGTGAATTTTATCGCGGCACTGTCAGTCCGGGTGCAATTGAATACATCCGTTCTTTGGATATTGACCGTCATTTGCAAGAACGTTTGCCATTATCTCTGATGGAATACGAACTTTTGGAATACGCACGAGAAAAATATATTGATGCGCCTGATTATCAACCCAAAAGAGACAGTTTCCAAAACGCTTATGACAAACTCTATGCCGGACAGGAACTGTTGGTATTAAAACAGGTAAAAAATTACTACAGGCAATACGAATGGAGCTAA
- a CDS encoding type I polyketide synthase produces MKMNTPERTDQLRRALVALKELRTKLDAIEQDRQEAIAIVGMGCRFPGGVNNLETYWQLLSQGIDASREIPSDRWSVDSFYTPHPDTPGKMYTRRGSFIDQVDGFDADFFGIAPREAVSIDPQQRLLLEVAWEALENAGQSTEKLEGSATGVFIGISTNDYARFHINSGDPNRIDAYSFIGCTPSVVSGRLSYVFGLQGPSLTIDTACSSSLTAIHLACESLRKCECNLALAGGVNLMLAPETTIYFCQVKALAADGRCKTFDAAADGYGRGEGCGVVVLKRLPDALADGDRIFGLIRGSAVNQDGRSNGMTAPNGSAQQAVIRQALAAAAVQPQEIGYVEAHGTGTVLGDPIEIRALASVLCADRSQDNALIVGSVKTNIGHLEAAAGIAGIMKVVLALQHRQIPPHLHFKQANPHIDWQELPLVIPTQLTPWISDRLLAGVSSFGMSGTNAHVVLEAAPVEEDKGTRGQGDKRNDESDRVYLLPLSARSPEALKEIAKAYRELLSGSLKLEDICYTASLRRVHYEYRLGLVGNSAEELANQLQDFLEDIPNSDVNWGYQGSSRRQQIAFVFSGQGSQWLGMGQELLTQEPVFREALEECDRIIQSHTYWSLIAELSAPPEKSRLDETEIAQPAILSLQVALVALWRAWGVEPSAVVGHSVGEITAAYVAGVLTLADALWIVIQRAKLMQQATGHGKMAMLHLPEKAVAELIAPYEDKIAIAAINSPFSTVISGAIEAIEIILEKVEQQGVFCRRLPVNYAFHCPQMDGYSRELERILEDIQPKSPYLQIFSTVSGQPEDSPLPLCASAPLPLFDAAYWGRNMRQSVRFAEAMDSLIQAGYNLFVEVAPHSVLAKDMLECLSQTQQQGTVLPTMRRGDSTVSLRSLAKLYTLGHKVNWDNFYPNGGKFVQLPTYPWQRKRYWIEPIQPNVISTTASELSDWLYEIQWQPQALLIKQQTIAPTHWLIFSDRSGIGETLERILQAQGHTTTVLYCTDASCTDAIHRVSKVSNLQIVHLWSLDNTEQLVNCGGVLDLLQALAQVELPAVKLWLVTQGAQPVGEISKELAIAAAPLWGISRVIAMECAEIWGGIIDIDPASTLEEAANLLAAELSQSKSQENQLAFRQQQRYVARLTRTVAIVSTSPLSLRTDSTYLITGGLGALGLRVAHWLVERGARHLLLLSRRPPGEQAQAAIQEMEQEGAHIQVALADVTNQAELSTILHNLNYPLRGIIHAAGVLDDGILLRQTWERFAKVLAPKIDGAWNLHLLSRDCALDFFVMFSSVASLIGSPGQGNYAAANMYLDILAHYRRHQGLPALSINWGPWSDVGMAADLNHRNLWSTENGVSYITPEQGLRALEELLKQGKTQAGVVPIAWDKFSTAVQLPLLQQLTTKVSQSPSQPFLLRQLESTPVSDRRELLMSAVQDQVVRVLRLDNSRPIDPERPLQEMGMDSLMAVELRNTLGKLVDKTLPAALIFDYPSISNLTEYLGKELGIFATTALPPTVESRELSPTEAIAVVGMSCRFPGADDLESFWQLLCNGTDAIREVPGDRWDVDEFYDPDLSFPGTMNTRWGGFINNIDHFDPQFFGISASEARSMDPQQRLLLEVSWEALEHAGYSSEHLAGSQTGVFTGISTWDYFTLQLDPPPRGGTGMALSIAANRLSYLLDLRGPSMAVDTACSSSLVAVDLACQSLRNGKCDLALAGGVNIILSPLTTVACSQAGMMAADGHCKTFDQRADGYVRGEGCGVVVLKRLSDALRDDDHILALVRGSAVNQDGRSNGLTAPNGLAQQAVIRQALQNAAVTPDGISYVEAHGTGTALGDAIEVESLWTVLKEGRTDNQPCRISSVKTNIGHLEAAAGIAGFIKLVLLLHREQIPPHLNLQTINPVLNLEQTQLQIPTSLQLWKRGEQPRLAGISSFGFGGTNVHAIVEEAPLEKAGGAEEQRSRGEEIIIERPLHLLTLSAKSESALQNLIGRYHHYLQENTGDRLADICYTANMGRSHFAHRLAFVVNSQAQLRDTLAAFNVREKSPDVLYGKLDTQRQPKVAFIFAGEGSQYVGMGKQLYKTQPQFRSILEDCDRLLQHHLQQSLLAILEDESLLTQPRYASPAVFALGYALAQLWRSWGVQPSVVMGGGVGEYIAACVAGVFSLEDGLRLITQQESWAEFEPIAKQVKFQVPQIPMVSTFYGQLLAADYIPDIDYWRRCWQAPALFKGAMLALTQKGCNLFLEIGSDPQLSEIQQQGTWLQSIDDWTVLLHSMIAFYINGVAIDWQKFEQGYQRCRVVLPTYPFERKRYWLDPAVIRSFSKKEENLCNE; encoded by the coding sequence ATGAAGATGAACACCCCAGAACGTACTGACCAGCTACGGCGGGCATTAGTCGCCCTAAAGGAACTCCGCACCAAGCTTGATGCCATTGAACAGGATCGGCAAGAAGCGATCGCCATTGTCGGTATGGGATGCCGATTTCCCGGAGGAGTTAACAACCTCGAAACCTATTGGCAATTATTGAGCCAAGGTATTGATGCTAGCCGGGAAATTCCCAGCGATCGCTGGTCGGTCGATAGCTTCTATACGCCTCATCCTGACACCCCTGGTAAAATGTACACCCGTCGGGGTAGCTTTATCGACCAAGTTGATGGCTTTGATGCCGATTTCTTTGGGATTGCGCCGCGAGAAGCAGTCAGTATAGACCCGCAACAGCGATTGTTGCTGGAAGTTGCCTGGGAAGCTTTAGAAAATGCCGGACAAAGCACAGAGAAATTAGAAGGTAGTGCCACTGGTGTATTTATTGGCATTTCCACCAACGACTACGCCCGCTTCCACATCAATAGCGGCGACCCCAATCGCATTGATGCTTACTCATTTATTGGTTGCACTCCCAGCGTAGTTTCTGGTCGTTTGTCTTACGTTTTTGGGTTACAGGGGCCAAGTCTCACCATAGATACAGCTTGTTCATCTTCCCTCACAGCCATTCACCTAGCTTGTGAAAGCTTACGCAAATGCGAGTGTAACTTGGCTTTGGCTGGTGGTGTCAACTTGATGCTGGCTCCAGAAACCACGATTTATTTTTGTCAGGTGAAAGCCTTAGCAGCAGACGGTCGCTGCAAAACCTTTGATGCTGCTGCCGATGGCTACGGACGAGGAGAAGGCTGTGGTGTCGTCGTACTCAAGCGTTTGCCGGATGCTTTAGCAGATGGCGATCGCATCTTTGGTTTGATTCGCGGTTCCGCCGTCAATCAAGACGGACGCAGCAACGGTATGACTGCCCCCAACGGCTCGGCTCAACAAGCAGTGATTCGCCAAGCATTAGCGGCGGCGGCAGTACAACCCCAGGAGATTGGTTATGTGGAAGCTCACGGTACGGGAACCGTCTTAGGCGACCCAATAGAGATTCGCGCCTTAGCATCGGTACTTTGTGCTGACAGGAGTCAAGATAATGCATTAATTGTTGGTTCTGTCAAGACTAATATCGGACATTTAGAAGCTGCGGCTGGGATTGCTGGAATTATGAAAGTAGTTCTGGCTTTACAGCATCGACAAATTCCACCACATTTACATTTCAAACAAGCAAATCCGCATATCGATTGGCAGGAATTACCGTTAGTTATTCCTACTCAGCTTACTCCCTGGATTTCAGACCGACTGCTGGCTGGGGTTAGCTCCTTTGGGATGAGTGGGACTAATGCTCATGTGGTTTTGGAAGCAGCACCGGTTGAAGAGGACAAGGGGACAAGAGGACAAGGGGACAAGAGGAATGATGAAAGCGATCGCGTTTATCTTTTACCTTTGTCTGCTAGAAGCCCGGAGGCTCTCAAAGAAATAGCTAAAGCATACCGAGAATTGTTATCAGGTTCGCTAAAGCTTGAAGATATTTGTTATACAGCTAGTTTACGGCGGGTTCATTACGAATATCGTTTGGGGTTAGTGGGAAATTCGGCGGAAGAATTAGCGAATCAACTTCAAGATTTCCTAGAAGATATTCCCAATTCTGATGTTAATTGGGGATATCAAGGTTCTAGCCGTCGCCAGCAAATTGCCTTTGTGTTTTCTGGACAGGGTTCTCAATGGCTGGGTATGGGGCAAGAACTCTTGACGCAGGAGCCTGTATTCCGGGAGGCTTTAGAAGAGTGCGATCGCATTATCCAATCTCATACGTATTGGTCGCTAATTGCCGAACTGTCCGCACCGCCAGAGAAATCCCGTCTGGATGAAACGGAAATCGCTCAACCTGCGATTTTATCTCTGCAAGTAGCACTAGTGGCGCTGTGGCGGGCTTGGGGTGTGGAACCAAGTGCAGTTGTAGGTCATAGCGTTGGGGAAATTACGGCTGCTTACGTGGCGGGTGTGTTGACTTTGGCAGATGCTTTGTGGATTGTGATACAACGTGCCAAACTGATGCAGCAAGCAACAGGCCACGGCAAAATGGCAATGCTGCATTTACCAGAGAAAGCTGTGGCAGAACTGATTGCACCTTATGAAGACAAAATAGCGATCGCAGCGATAAACAGTCCTTTTTCAACAGTCATCTCTGGTGCAATCGAGGCAATTGAAATTATCCTAGAAAAAGTCGAACAGCAAGGAGTATTCTGTCGCCGCTTACCAGTGAATTACGCTTTTCACTGCCCGCAGATGGACGGCTATAGTCGAGAATTAGAGAGAATTCTCGAAGATATTCAGCCAAAATCGCCATATTTGCAGATTTTCTCCACCGTTAGCGGTCAACCAGAAGATTCGCCTCTGCCCCTTTGCGCCTCTGCCCCTCTGCCTCTTTTTGACGCTGCCTATTGGGGGCGGAATATGCGGCAATCTGTACGATTTGCCGAGGCAATGGATAGTCTGATCCAAGCTGGATACAACCTGTTTGTAGAGGTTGCCCCTCATTCTGTCCTCGCCAAAGATATGCTGGAGTGCCTCAGTCAGACTCAGCAGCAGGGAACAGTTTTACCAACCATGCGGCGAGGAGATTCCACAGTCAGCTTAAGGTCATTAGCCAAACTTTACACTTTAGGACATAAAGTTAACTGGGATAATTTCTATCCCAATGGTGGCAAATTTGTACAGTTACCGACTTATCCTTGGCAACGCAAACGCTACTGGATTGAGCCAATACAGCCGAATGTTATTTCCACCACCGCTTCAGAATTATCAGATTGGCTGTACGAAATTCAATGGCAACCACAAGCATTATTAATCAAACAGCAGACCATTGCTCCTACCCATTGGTTAATTTTTAGCGATCGCTCTGGCATCGGTGAAACCCTAGAACGCATACTACAAGCCCAAGGACACACCACCACCGTACTTTACTGTACAGATGCATCTTGTACAGACGCGATTCATCGCGTCTCTAAAGTCTCCAACTTACAGATTGTCCATCTGTGGAGTTTGGATAACACTGAACAGTTAGTTAATTGTGGTGGCGTACTAGACTTACTACAAGCCTTGGCACAAGTAGAATTACCAGCAGTCAAACTATGGCTAGTAACCCAAGGCGCACAGCCTGTAGGGGAAATTAGCAAAGAATTGGCGATTGCCGCTGCACCGCTTTGGGGTATAAGTCGAGTCATAGCAATGGAGTGTGCTGAAATCTGGGGAGGCATTATAGATATAGACCCAGCAAGCACTCTAGAGGAAGCGGCTAACTTACTAGCCGCCGAACTATCTCAATCAAAGAGCCAAGAAAATCAACTAGCTTTTCGCCAACAGCAACGTTATGTGGCTCGTCTAACGCGGACAGTTGCAATTGTATCAACCTCACCTTTGAGCCTCCGAACCGATAGCACGTACTTAATTACAGGTGGATTGGGTGCTTTGGGATTACGGGTAGCCCATTGGTTGGTAGAAAGAGGCGCGCGTCATCTGTTATTACTCAGCCGTCGTCCTCCTGGAGAACAAGCGCAAGCAGCTATTCAGGAGATGGAACAGGAGGGCGCACATATTCAGGTTGCCTTAGCAGATGTCACCAATCAAGCTGAACTTAGCACCATATTACACAACCTGAATTATCCCCTACGTGGCATTATCCATGCAGCAGGAGTATTAGACGATGGCATACTACTGCGACAAACTTGGGAACGGTTCGCCAAAGTCTTAGCTCCCAAAATCGATGGAGCTTGGAATTTGCATCTTCTCAGCCGCGACTGTGCCCTAGATTTCTTCGTCATGTTTTCGTCAGTGGCTTCTTTAATAGGCTCCCCAGGTCAAGGGAACTACGCCGCTGCCAATATGTATTTAGATATACTTGCTCATTATCGACGACATCAAGGCTTACCCGCTTTGAGTATCAATTGGGGACCTTGGTCAGATGTAGGTATGGCAGCTGATTTAAATCATCGCAACCTTTGGAGTACTGAGAACGGAGTTAGTTACATTACTCCAGAACAGGGATTGCGCGCCTTAGAAGAACTGCTCAAACAAGGGAAAACTCAAGCCGGAGTCGTACCGATCGCCTGGGATAAATTCTCTACAGCCGTGCAACTACCATTGTTGCAGCAACTTACTACCAAGGTAAGTCAATCACCATCTCAGCCCTTCTTACTACGGCAATTGGAATCTACACCAGTGAGCGATCGCCGGGAATTGCTGATGTCAGCCGTACAAGACCAAGTGGTAAGAGTGCTGAGGTTAGATAATAGCCGCCCCATCGACCCGGAACGCCCCTTGCAAGAAATGGGTATGGATTCCCTGATGGCGGTAGAATTGCGAAATACTCTCGGAAAGTTGGTAGATAAAACTTTACCCGCAGCTTTGATTTTTGACTATCCGAGCATCTCAAATTTGACAGAGTATTTAGGTAAAGAATTGGGGATATTTGCGACAACTGCATTACCGCCGACTGTGGAGAGTCGGGAACTATCACCTACAGAAGCGATTGCTGTTGTGGGGATGAGTTGTAGATTCCCTGGGGCAGATGATTTAGAGAGTTTCTGGCAACTCTTATGTAATGGTACAGATGCAATTCGAGAAGTACCGGGCGATCGCTGGGATGTAGATGAATTTTACGATCCAGACTTGTCTTTTCCTGGGACGATGAATACTCGCTGGGGCGGCTTCATCAATAATATAGACCACTTTGACCCCCAATTTTTTGGTATCTCTGCCAGCGAAGCCCGCAGCATGGATCCCCAGCAACGCCTACTCTTAGAAGTTTCCTGGGAAGCTTTGGAACACGCAGGCTATAGTTCCGAGCATCTGGCAGGTAGTCAAACAGGAGTATTCACAGGTATCAGCACTTGGGATTACTTCACACTACAACTAGACCCACCTCCACGGGGCGGTACAGGGATGGCTTTGAGTATTGCAGCTAACCGTCTTTCCTATCTCTTAGATTTGCGCGGGCCAAGCATGGCAGTTGATACGGCTTGTTCTTCTTCCTTGGTAGCGGTTGATTTAGCCTGTCAAAGCTTGCGGAACGGTAAATGCGATCTGGCATTAGCAGGGGGTGTAAATATCATCCTCTCACCATTAACTACCGTTGCCTGCTCCCAAGCGGGGATGATGGCTGCTGATGGACACTGCAAAACATTTGACCAGCGAGCTGATGGTTATGTCCGGGGAGAAGGCTGTGGCGTAGTCGTACTCAAACGTTTATCCGATGCTCTCAGAGATGACGACCATATTCTGGCTCTGGTGCGTGGTTCTGCTGTCAATCAAGATGGACGCAGCAATGGTTTAACTGCCCCTAATGGTTTAGCCCAACAAGCTGTAATTCGCCAAGCCTTACAAAATGCTGCCGTCACTCCCGACGGCATCAGTTACGTTGAAGCCCACGGTACAGGCACAGCTTTGGGTGATGCCATTGAAGTAGAATCCCTGTGGACAGTACTCAAGGAAGGTCGCACTGACAATCAGCCTTGCCGGATCAGTTCTGTGAAAACTAATATTGGTCACTTAGAAGCAGCTGCAGGGATAGCTGGTTTCATTAAACTAGTGCTGTTGTTGCATCGAGAACAGATTCCTCCTCACCTCAACTTGCAAACTATCAATCCCGTGTTGAATTTGGAGCAAACCCAGCTACAAATTCCCACCTCCTTGCAACTGTGGAAACGAGGTGAGCAGCCGCGATTAGCGGGGATTAGTTCTTTTGGCTTTGGTGGGACTAACGTTCATGCAATTGTGGAAGAAGCACCCTTGGAGAAAGCAGGGGGAGCAGAGGAGCAGAGGAGCAGGGGAGAAGAAATTATAATTGAGCGTCCTTTGCATCTACTTACGCTGTCAGCAAAAAGTGAATCAGCTTTGCAAAACTTGATTGGGCGTTACCACCACTATTTACAGGAAAATACAGGCGATCGCTTGGCTGATATCTGCTATACCGCTAATATGGGACGTAGCCATTTTGCTCATCGTCTAGCATTTGTGGTCAATTCTCAGGCGCAGTTACGAGATACCCTTGCCGCTTTCAATGTAAGAGAAAAAAGTCCTGATGTACTGTACGGCAAGCTTGATACTCAACGCCAGCCAAAAGTTGCTTTTATTTTTGCTGGTGAAGGTTCGCAGTATGTTGGTATGGGTAAGCAGCTTTACAAAACCCAGCCGCAGTTTCGCTCAATTTTAGAAGATTGCGATCGCCTCCTACAACATCATCTTCAACAATCCCTACTTGCAATCCTCGAAGATGAATCACTGTTAACACAACCCCGTTACGCTAGTCCTGCTGTATTCGCCTTGGGATACGCCTTAGCCCAACTTTGGCGCAGTTGGGGCGTACAACCTAGTGTAGTCATGGGTGGCGGAGTTGGTGAGTATATCGCCGCTTGTGTGGCTGGCGTGTTCAGTTTGGAAGATGGTTTGCGGTTAATTACTCAGCAGGAATCATGGGCAGAATTCGAGCCAATTGCCAAGCAGGTGAAATTTCAAGTGCCCCAAATTCCGATGGTGTCAACCTTCTATGGGCAACTGTTAGCTGCTGACTATATCCCAGATATTGACTACTGGAGACGATGCTGGCAAGCACCAGCGTTATTTAAAGGAGCAATGTTAGCCCTTACACAAAAAGGGTGCAATTTATTCTTAGAGATTGGCTCTGATCCCCAATTATCCGAGATCCAACAGCAAGGTACTTGGTTACAATCAATTGACGATTGGACAGTATTATTACATAGCATGATTGCATTTTATATCAATGGTGTAGCAATTGATTGGCAAAAGTTTGAACAAGGATATCAGCGTTGTCGTGTGGTCTTGCCGACTTATCCCTTTGAACGAAAGCGGTACTGGCTCGATCCGGCAGTTATCAGATCCTTTAGCAAAAAGGAGGAAAATTTATGCAACGAGTAG
- a CDS encoding phosphopantetheine-binding protein, which yields MVQQTVEQQVLNVVTKHMRLNIEGLENANIDPTKSMRDLGATSLDAVEIASASMRELKVKVPRTKLGSVKNIQELVDLLAEIKIQQG from the coding sequence ATGGTGCAACAAACAGTTGAGCAACAAGTCCTGAATGTAGTTACCAAACACATGCGCTTGAACATTGAAGGTTTAGAAAATGCAAACATCGATCCAACAAAGTCAATGCGCGATTTGGGTGCTACCAGTTTAGATGCAGTAGAGATTGCCTCAGCTTCGATGAGAGAGTTAAAAGTGAAAGTTCCTAGAACCAAACTCGGCAGTGTTAAGAACATTCAAGAACTTGTAGACTTACTTGCTGAAATCAAAATACAGCAAGGGTGA